One Bombina bombina isolate aBomBom1 chromosome 5, aBomBom1.pri, whole genome shotgun sequence DNA segment encodes these proteins:
- the GJD4 gene encoding gap junction delta-4 protein: MEYLDSIGYLLVTFNYNVTAIGKIWLTLMILLRMAMVVFAGYPLYEDEQERFTCNTLQPGCSNVCYDIFAPVSHIRYWLVQTLVVFVPYVLFIVHVSHKVLTNIATSSGHYRKSGSCTYPGEGVRMEIPDFSFAYTVHLFLRTFIEAGFCAGQYFLFGIFVPKSFSCLQTPCTSSVDCYISRPTEKSMMMIFIWGTGVISLILSVVDLVRVMNMRRKLEKLKREMIMLENDSLKGCHSNTPSQNTKLLENQEQMITYPECSNDLKKFDEQIKGDSHSLPSYEGETASFQTDNSHQDMGKSNINSNSNKACPWKVSLTSTSGKSLANEHNTVIHRQATPKSDQCSDSDLVNSTLVEKNASPKNKKSEWV, translated from the exons ATGGAATATTTGGACTCTATTGGATATTTGCTTGTCACATTCAATTACAATGTTACTGCAATtg GAAAAATCTGGCTCACATTAATGATTTTGCTGAGAATGGCAATGGTGGTGTTTGCTGGGTACCCTCTTTATGAAGATGAGCAGGAGAGATTTACCTGTAATACATTACAGCCTGGATGCTCCAATGTTTGTTATGATATATTTGCTCCTGTATCCCACATCCGATATTGGTTGGTCCAAACACTGGTGGTCTTTGTACCTTACGTCTTGTTCATTGTCCATGTTTCACATAAAGTGCTTACAAACATTGCAACCTCTAGTGGTCACTACAGGAAGAGTGGCTCCTGCACATATCCTGGAGAGGGCGTACGCATGGAGATACCAGATTTTTCTTTCGCTTATACAGTCCATCTTTTTCTGAGAACTTTCATTGAGGCTGGCTTCTGTGCTGGGCAATACTTCCTCTTTGGTATTTTTGTTCCAAAGAGCTTTAGCTGTTTGCAAACTCCATGTACCAGCAGTGTTGACTGTTACATATCTAGACCAACTGAAAAATCCATGATGATGATTTTTATTTGGGGTACTGGTGTCATTTCACTTATTCTTAGTGTAGTAGACTTGGTTCGTGTCATGAACATGAGAAGAAAGTTAGAAAAACTTAAAAGGGAAATGATAATGCTGGAAAATGATTCCTTAAAAGGTTGTCATTCCAATACACCTTCTCAAAATACAAAATTACTAGAAAACCAAGAGCAAATGATTACATATCCTGAATGTTCTAATGATCTTAAGAAATTTGATGAGCAAATAAAGGGGGATTCCCACTCTCTACCCTCATATGAGGGAGAAACAGCCTCTTTTCAAACTGACAACTCCCATCAAGACATGGGAAAGTCTAACATAAATTCAAATAGCAATAAAGCTTGTCCCTGGAAAGTCAGCCTGACATCCACCAGTGGGAAGTCACTTGCAAATGAACATAATACTGTAATTCACAGACAGGCAACACCTAAAAGTGATCAGTGCAGTGATTCTGATCTAGTGAATTCTACACTGGTTGAAAAAAATGCATCTCCTAAAAACAAAAAATCAGAATGGGTTTGA